In Gossypium hirsutum isolate 1008001.06 chromosome D06, Gossypium_hirsutum_v2.1, whole genome shotgun sequence, one genomic interval encodes:
- the LOC107943021 gene encoding uncharacterized protein, with amino-acid sequence MKVSEIWVCSFLVATALLVFIFFNGSSFPNMEFPQNGDVMSVTRASRKLKGNGYDPTGVDLEDYRHRIDPVPSSKASIKPGPIEHGTPLNPYIPKPPSPPNHPKSDNGST; translated from the exons ATGAAGGTTTCTGAGATTTGGGTTTGCTCCTTTCTGGTTGCCACTGCTTTGCTTGTCTTTATCTTCTTCAACGGCTCTTCTTTTCCTA ATATGGAGTTTCCCCAAAATGGTGATGTTATGAGTGTAACAAGAGCAAGTAGGAAGCTGAAG GGGAATGGCTATGATCCGACAGGTGTAGACCTAGAAGATTACAGGCATCGTATTGATCCGGTTCCGAGCTCAAAGGCATCAATAAAGCCTGGTCCTATTGAGCATGGTACTCCCCTTAATCCATACATACCAAAACCACCCTCGCCACCAAATCATCCCAAAAGTGATAATGGTTCCACTTAG
- the LOC107943025 gene encoding QWRF motif-containing protein 2, translating into MVTAVSATVISKRNGGGPRPRSQPQPQPQPQPRPRQRPPLLPSDPDNAIVPRSLKFREVTSRYLSTSSSSNSSTSSSSSSGAYTKRCPSPSVSRTPTVTTPSVVKRSQSVERRRAVMPRSYNSADLSGDNNKKSNGEVSAAQKLLFTTTRSLSVSFQGESFSYQFSKAKPSPSPSPTATRKGTPERRKPADTTTPVKGTVQTENSKTERWPARIRRPDSTTRSVDCTDERKRLNGSVNGNVVRALQDSMVGNRDVMAVGSEAQSDHAASDTESVSSASTSGALESPCNGNGDVNRGRRGIIVPARFWHETATRSRRSDSDSPVSRKNTAPSKLIAADKFRIDSPSSSPKGVMNSRGQLSPIRGPVRPASPSKLAASLTSSPMRGMSPSRVRNGLCSSLTNTPSILSFSGDVIKMGKIGENKVSNAHLLRLLYNRLLQWRFVNARADAVLSSQRSNAEKSLYNALTTTSKLRESVRAKRTELQLLRQNLKLISILKGQMIFLDEWALLDHDYFSSLSGATEALKASTFRLPVVSGARADVQKLKDAICSAVDVMQAMASSICSLLSKVAKLNSLLAELGNLTANEFALLNQGKDLLLAIAAMQVKECSLKTHVLQLNHVPSGLT; encoded by the exons ATGGTAACTGCAGTATCCGCTACGGTAATCTCTAAACGGAACGGAGGAGGACCAAGGCCACGGTCACAGCCACAGCCACAGCCACAGCCACAACCACGGCCACGGCAACGGCCTCCGTTATTACCCTCCGACCCCGATAATGCCATCGTTCCACGAAGTCTAAAATTCCGAGAAGTTACTTCCCGTTATTTGTCCACGTCATCATCGTCTAATTCGTCCACGTCATCGTCTTCGTCTTCCGGAGCTTACACTAAACGGTGTCCGTCGCCGTCTGTTTCGAGGACTCCTACTGTTACAACGCCGTCGGTTGTCAAGAGGTCACAATCAGTGGAACGGAGGCGGGCGGTGATGCCGCGGTCTTATAATTCTGCGGATTTGAGCGGTGATAACAACAAGAAAAGCAACGGCGAAGTATCAGCTGCTCAGAAATTGCTTTTCACTACGACGAGAAGCTTGTCCGTTTCGTTTCAGGGAGAGTCGTTTTCGTATCAGTTTAGCAAAGCTAAACCATCTCCATCTCCATCTCCAACCGCTACGAGAAAAGGAACGCCGGAGAGGCGGAAGCCGGCGGATACAACGACTCCGGTAAAAGGAACGGTTCAAACGGAGAATTCAAAGACGGAGCGGTGGCCAGCGAGGATAAGGCGACCGGACTCCACGACTAGAAGCGTGGATTGCACCGACGAGAGGAAGAGATTAAACGGATCTGTTAACGGCAATGTAGTTAGGGCACTACAGGATTCCATGGTCGGTAATAGAGATGTAATGGCCGTTGGATCTGAGGCTCAATCTGATCACGCGGCTTCTGATACTGAAAGTGTTTCCTCTGCTAGTACTTCAGGTGCTCTAGAAAGTCCTTGTAACGGTAACGGAGACGTTAACCGTGGGCGACGGGGGATAATTGTCCCGGCTCGGTTCTGGCATGAGACAGCTACTCGTTCTCGCCGCTCCGATTCGGACTCGCCGGTTTCTAGGAAAAATACGGCACCGTCTAAGCTAATTGCAGCGGATAAGTTTAGAATTGATAGTCCTTCGTCATCCCCGAAAGGTGTAATGAACAGCAGAGGACAGCTATCGCCAATTCGTGGTCCTGTTCGGCCTGCATCACCGAGTAAGCTTGCGGCGTCCTTGACTTCGTCTCCTATGAGGGGAATGAGTCCCTCTAGAGTGAGGAATGGGTTGTGTAGTAGTTTGACAAATACGCCGTCGATTTTGAGCTTTTCTGGTGATGTTATTAAGATGGGTAAGATTGGGGAGAACAAGGTTTCGAATGCTCATTTGCTGAGGCTACTTTATAATCGGTTGTTGCAGTGGCGATTTGTTAATGCTAGAGCAGATGCTGTTTTGTCTTCCCAGAGGTCTAACGCAGAG AAAAGCCTCTATAATGCATTGACAACTACCTCAAAACTGCGAGAATCTGTTAGAGCCAAAAGAACTGAGTTACAGTTGCTGAGGCAAAACTTGAAGCTGATTTCCATCCTCAAGGGGCAA ATGATATTTTTGGACGAATGGGCTCTCCTGGACCATGATTATTTCAGTTCATTATCTGGGGCTACTGAAGCTCTGAAGGCTAGCACGTTCCGCCTTCCGGTTGTTTCTGGGGCGAGG GCTGATGTCCAGAAATTGAAGGATGCTATTTGTTCAGCAGTTGATGTAATGCAGGCTATGGCATCCTCAATATGCTCTTTGTTATCAAAG GTTGCAAAACTCAACTCTTTGCTGGCTGAACTTGGAAATTTAACTGCAAACGAGTTTGCTTTACTAAACCAGGGCAAAGATCTTCTGTTGGCAATTGCTGCTATGCAG GTGAAAGAATGTAGCCTGAAAACACACGTCTTACAACTAAATCATGTACCTTCCGGCTTGACTTGA